The genomic segment GCGGCCAGCCTTCTGCGCTGCTCGAGCCGAACGACGAAGTGCCGCCGCGCATCCCCTTGCGCCCGGGGCTGCTGGCGAAGCTTGCATCGCGCGGCGAAGCGATCCTCGACCAGGTCGAGCAGATCACCACGCGGGTCAACCGCATCGTGTCCGAGACCAACGAGAAGAAGGTGGCCAGCACGCTGGACAGCGTGACCCAGGCCGCCGCCAGCATCACCGCCTTGAGCAAGAACCTGGACGCGACGCTCACGGCGCAGTTCGGCCCGCAGCGGGTCGACATCCCGTCGCTGGTGCGCCGCAGCGACGCCGCGCTTGCATCCTTGCGCGAAACGTCGGACGCGGCCCGCTCCACGTTCGCGGAGATCAACCGCACGGCGCAACGGCTCAATGCGCAGAACGGGCCGATGGACCGGCTGGCCGAAGGCACGGAAGCGCTGTCGCGCGCGGCCGATTCCTTCAACACCGCCACGCTGCCGCGCCTGAACCAG from the Ramlibacter henchirensis genome contains:
- a CDS encoding MlaD family protein, whose protein sequence is MENRAHALAAGLFVLALAALLLLLGAWLTREGGERHAYEISTRESVTGLQEQAPVRYRGVDVGKVTAIGFDAKNQGNVLVRMNIEEGTPITRETFATLSFQGVTGLAFVQLDDSGQPSALLEPNDEVPPRIPLRPGLLAKLASRGEAILDQVEQITTRVNRIVSETNEKKVASTLDSVTQAAASITALSKNLDATLTAQFGPQRVDIPSLVRRSDAALASLRETSDAARSTFAEINRTAQRLNAQNGPMDRLAEGTEALSRAADSFNTATLPRLNQVSDDTSRAVRQLSRTVNAINDNPQSLIFGTGRIDPGPGEQGFTAPGGSR